The Bacillota bacterium genome includes a region encoding these proteins:
- a CDS encoding ParA family protein, which translates to MGEIFVMANQKGGVGKTTSTFNLGVALTDIGQRVLLVDLDPQAGLTYHAGFEPDELEQTIFNCLVRDIPVHDLILTTKYGVELLPANIDLALAEMQLLNAPARERRLTRVMNQVRSRYDFIIIDSMPSLGILTMNALAAADQVIIPVSCEFLSVRGTMALLKLVAKIRGQLNSSLEIAGLLPTMFDTRTKHAKEVISILKEKFKDIYIFPYQVDRSIRFAESAREQMPIFEHKVQVPGALAYRELARDLVKLKLRRSS; encoded by the coding sequence GTGGGCGAAATCTTTGTAATGGCCAATCAAAAAGGCGGCGTAGGGAAAACCACTTCTACATTTAACCTTGGTGTGGCTTTAACGGATATCGGTCAGCGGGTCTTGCTTGTTGATCTTGATCCCCAGGCAGGCTTAACTTATCATGCTGGATTTGAACCAGATGAGCTGGAGCAGACAATTTTCAACTGTTTGGTCCGGGATATCCCGGTGCATGATCTGATCCTCACCACCAAGTACGGTGTTGAGCTGCTGCCGGCTAATATTGATTTAGCTCTGGCGGAAATGCAGCTTTTAAATGCACCCGCGCGGGAGCGGCGCTTAACAAGGGTGATGAACCAGGTCAGAAGCCGCTATGATTTTATTATCATTGACAGCATGCCCTCGCTGGGCATCCTTACCATGAACGCTTTGGCCGCTGCTGATCAGGTCATTATTCCGGTTTCCTGTGAGTTTCTCAGCGTGAGAGGCACCATGGCTCTGCTTAAGCTGGTGGCTAAAATTCGGGGGCAGCTCAACAGCTCCTTGGAGATTGCCGGCCTTCTGCCGACCATGTTTGATACCCGCACTAAGCATGCCAAAGAAGTAATCAGCATTCTCAAAGAGAAGTTTAAAGATATCTACATTTTCCCTTATCAAGTTGACCGCAGCATTCGGTTTGCTGAAAGCGCCCGGGAGCAGATGCCGATTTTTGAGCACAAAGTGCAGGTGCCCGGAGCTCTTGCTTACCGGGAGCTTGCGCGGGATTTGGTCAAACTTAAGCTGCGCAGATCAAGCTGA